The Daucus carota subsp. sativus chromosome 7, DH1 v3.0, whole genome shotgun sequence genome window below encodes:
- the LOC108195356 gene encoding uncharacterized protein LOC108195356, whose amino-acid sequence MLTDKDPLPSSWLKISSQKANEGATSLDNQSNAGTAVKRKQEAYVSTDDEDDQPLSFRRARTSMAAKPAARHASSLAAGTLATKSGVTGFENGEKRKLLNNRPMVKFKINVETEGTIASQAQRQIRQAASTVSELCTGFETSKMKNEELRKQVIDLQGQIRKWKGQKARWDEMKKELERERDDVRKEVHKAASEKRDLEEKLEKTVKKAEDEKVYAKRAIEEAALKAFSEKRHLEEKLGMAVKQAEDFKAAAKKAIYEAASTKKCYKIGLSNFVAYLATGEGRSLGDYVNELIEEIPHDNRAPGDAAINMAGLKGDRTIKDEPRDYHLAGFAENAALQGNYS is encoded by the exons ATGTTGACGGATAAGGACCCATTGCCGAGTTCCTGGCTGAAAATTTCTTCGCAAAAGGCCAACGAGGGAGCAACTAGTCTGGACAATCAATCAAATGCAGGCACAGCAGTTAAAAGGAAGCAGGAGGCCTATGTGAGTACAGATGATGAGGATGACCAACCACTATCTTTCAGGAGGGCTCGGACTAGTATGGCTGCTAAGCCCGCAGCCCGCCATGCTTCTTCTTTGGCAGCTGGTACCCTCGCCACAAAATCTGGAGTGACTGGATTTG AAAATGGGGAGAAGCGCAAGTTGTTGAACAACCGTCCTATGGTCAAGTTTAAAATTAACGTGGAAACTGAAGGGACCATTGCTAGTCAGGCACAAAGGCAGATACGTCAG GCTGCCTCAACTGTTTCGGAGCTGTGCACTGGCTTTGAGACATCAAAGATGAAAAATGAGGAGCTGAGGAAGCAGGTAATTGACCTCCAGGGTCAAATCCGAAAGTGGAAGGGTCAAAAAGCCAGGTGGGATGAGATGAAGAAAGAGCTTGAGAGAGAACGTGATGATGTACGGAAAGAAGTACATAAAGCTGCAAGTGAGAAGCGTGATCTCGAGGAGAAGTTGGAGAAAACTGTCAAGAAGGCAGAAGATGAAAAAGTCTATGCTAAGAGGGCAATAGAAGAGGCTGCCCTTAAAGCTTTTAGTGAGAAGCGTCATCTTGAGGAGAAATTGGGGATGGCTGTCAAACAGGCAGAAGATTTCAAGGCCGCTGCTAAGAAGGCAATCTACGAGGCCGCCTCAACTAAGAAATGTTACAAGATTGGCTTAAGCAATTTTGTTGCATACCTGGCTACCGGTGAAGGCAGATCGTTGGGGGACTACGTAAACGAGCTAATTGAGGAGATACCACATGATAATAGGGCCCCGGGTGATGCCGCAATCAACATGGCAGGACTTAAAGGTGACAGGACTATAAAAGATGAACCCCGTGACTACCACTTGGCAGGTTTTGCAGAGAATGCTGCTTTACAGGGTAACTATTCTTGA